A single Desulfovibrio piger DNA region contains:
- a CDS encoding TOBE domain-containing protein gives MSHLTREKLEALSRCWEQWEAEAATPQRKVARARLHLLFLLLRYGGLRLGEALELDARKDVDTVTGMVHVPGPNSRDVLLPLSAMRHVRRILSLPEAESMGRDFLRFDQGFIRKSFYAVARPLGLDRAMVGPRAIRYARGLELLDLHVPVNLVQKFLGQQKPSQIAAFLNFSDGAARRMVQSKTLGPSSGTDPLCNSFLGIVEDISVGMRMAAVSVRTFGDMRLGVQCSTRQFVHMEIHANQVVTVLVDPEQIVLSRGRATLSMGNCLPCTVQSIHQDQVESFVSLELGDGSRLCATVETPGLLRVGIYEGQKVYAHFPSRAARLCLD, from the coding sequence GTGTCCCATCTGACCCGAGAAAAACTGGAAGCCCTTTCCCGCTGCTGGGAGCAGTGGGAGGCCGAGGCCGCCACGCCCCAGCGCAAGGTGGCGCGTGCCCGGCTGCATCTCTTGTTCCTGCTGCTGCGCTACGGCGGCCTGCGTCTGGGCGAGGCGCTGGAGCTGGACGCCCGCAAGGATGTGGACACCGTGACCGGCATGGTGCATGTGCCGGGCCCCAACAGCCGGGACGTGCTGCTGCCCCTGAGCGCCATGCGCCATGTGCGCCGCATCCTGAGCCTGCCCGAGGCCGAGAGCATGGGCAGGGACTTTTTGCGCTTCGACCAAGGCTTCATCCGCAAGAGCTTCTATGCCGTGGCCCGGCCGCTGGGGCTGGACAGGGCCATGGTGGGGCCGCGCGCCATCCGCTACGCCCGCGGGCTGGAGCTTTTGGACCTGCATGTGCCGGTCAACCTGGTGCAGAAGTTTTTGGGCCAGCAGAAGCCCTCGCAGATCGCGGCCTTCCTCAACTTTTCCGACGGCGCCGCGCGGCGCATGGTCCAGAGCAAGACCCTGGGGCCCTCGTCCGGCACGGATCCGCTCTGCAATTCCTTTCTGGGCATCGTGGAGGACATCTCCGTGGGCATGCGCATGGCCGCGGTGAGCGTGCGCACCTTTGGCGACATGCGCCTGGGCGTGCAGTGCAGCACGCGCCAGTTCGTGCATATGGAGATCCACGCCAACCAGGTGGTCACCGTGCTGGTGGACCCGGAGCAGATAGTGCTCTCGCGCGGGCGGGCCACCCTCAGCATGGGCAACTGCCTGCCCTGCACGGTGCAGAGCATCCACCAGGACCAGGTGGAGTCCTTCGTCTCGCTGGAACTGGGCGACGGCTCGCGCCTGTGCGCCACGGTGGAGACGCCGGGCCTGCTCCGGGTGGGCATCTACGAGGGCCAGAAAGTCTACGCCCATTTCCCGTCACGGGCCGCGCGCCTGTGTCTGGACTGA
- a CDS encoding cytochrome c maturation protein CcmE has translation MPRKKNTCMYLVAALLFLGGLGYLVFSGLSENTVYFLNVSEARAATADKLQAARLFGTVAPDNLLKNVDGPGASFLLQDKDDAGLTLPVVYKGAVPDTFKAGAEVIVEGGLQPDGRFMARTLMTKCPSKYQKENRKS, from the coding sequence ATGCCCCGCAAGAAAAACACCTGTATGTATCTCGTGGCCGCCCTGCTGTTCCTGGGTGGTCTGGGCTATCTGGTCTTTTCCGGCCTGTCGGAGAATACCGTCTATTTCCTCAACGTCTCCGAAGCCAGGGCCGCCACGGCCGACAAGCTGCAGGCGGCCCGCCTGTTCGGCACCGTGGCCCCCGACAACCTGCTCAAGAACGTGGACGGCCCCGGGGCCAGCTTTTTGCTGCAGGACAAGGACGATGCGGGCCTGACCCTGCCCGTGGTCTACAAGGGCGCCGTGCCGGACACCTTCAAGGCGGGCGCCGAGGTCATCGTGGAAGGGGGCCTGCAGCCCGACGGCCGCTTCATGGCCAGGACCCTCATGACCAAGTGTCCTTCCAAGTACCAGAAGGAAAACCGCAAGAGTTAG
- the purE gene encoding 5-(carboxyamino)imidazole ribonucleotide mutase: protein MAQVVIMMGSKSDEEKVSPCVDVLRSLGISYLFTVSSAHRTPERTEKILREQEAAGARVFICAAGMAAHLAGAVAARTTRPVIGIPVSGGLMGGMDAMLATVQMPPGFPVATVAMDKAGARNAAWLAAQILAVADPALDEKIRAARARMQAGVEEAAAEIEARYGC from the coding sequence ATGGCTCAAGTCGTCATCATGATGGGCTCCAAGTCCGATGAAGAAAAGGTCAGCCCCTGCGTGGATGTGCTGCGTTCGCTGGGCATCTCCTATCTCTTCACGGTCAGCTCCGCCCACCGTACCCCCGAGCGCACGGAAAAGATCCTGCGCGAACAGGAAGCCGCCGGCGCCAGGGTCTTCATCTGCGCCGCCGGCATGGCCGCGCACCTGGCCGGTGCCGTGGCCGCCCGCACCACCCGTCCCGTCATCGGCATCCCGGTCTCCGGCGGTCTGATGGGCGGCATGGACGCCATGCTCGCCACGGTGCAGATGCCTCCCGGATTCCCCGTGGCCACCGTGGCCATGGACAAGGCCGGTGCCCGCAACGCCGCCTGGCTGGCCGCCCAGATCCTGGCCGTGGCCGACCCCGCGCTGGATGAAAAGATCCGCGCCGCCCGCGCCAGGATGCAGGCCGGTGTGGAAGAGGCCGCCGCCGAGATCGAAGCCAGGTACGGCTGCTAG
- a CDS encoding heme lyase CcmF/NrfE family subunit — MYFIAYAMQLLTLICALGGSALALLQLWQQRGDALALIEKVHWAITGALSLAAALLLHALFWNDFSLVYVASYTDRVLPAFYRLTAFWAGQPGSMLFWAFSVAISGSIFALTPAYRRLTPATRLWYWGFFYAIMAFFALILSCWSNPFEMQSPVPPDGNGLNPLLQNPGMIFHPPLLFLGYGGFTVPACLALAQSLSGGEGEDGWHRVTRPVTLLAWAFLTAGIILGMWWAYMELGWGGYWAWDPVENASLIPWLISTAALHTLIVQERRNKLHRVNVALMCLTTISAFFATYLVRSGVVQSVHAFGDGSVGTPLTVFVLGGLLISFWAAFAVPARGRELAGIVSREGFLVMVCWLLLALSVIILVGTMWPVISLLWTPEPHGLDANFYNRVCVPLGMLVMLLLMVCPWLRWDGGLRDAPRFWLALGAFVASGAAFFFLGYRQPVALLAAAGSVACLACLAGLLASLPSLPGKGGWRAVGAVGLHAGLAVLVLGMAFSGPYKQEYDLLFQNGKGVQQAGAYRVELLEARQGRAVDHDYLEARLKIYEGDTLLGELTPQRRMYDKFGTMQFSEVDVVPGLGNELYASFLGLDENASVLIRFSVEPLVNWMWIGGTLMCLFPLLMLARGRKKQTPAAGGGAPADDGPQA; from the coding sequence ATGTATTTCATTGCCTATGCCATGCAGCTGCTGACCCTGATCTGTGCTCTGGGCGGCAGCGCGCTGGCGCTCCTGCAGCTCTGGCAGCAGCGCGGCGACGCCCTGGCGCTCATCGAAAAGGTCCACTGGGCCATCACCGGCGCCCTGTCCCTGGCGGCGGCCCTGCTGCTGCACGCCCTGTTCTGGAACGACTTCAGCCTGGTCTATGTGGCCAGCTACACGGACCGTGTGCTGCCCGCCTTCTACCGCCTGACGGCCTTCTGGGCCGGACAGCCGGGCTCCATGCTGTTCTGGGCCTTCTCCGTGGCCATCAGCGGCAGCATCTTTGCCCTGACGCCCGCCTACAGGCGCCTGACGCCCGCCACGCGGCTCTGGTACTGGGGCTTCTTCTACGCCATCATGGCCTTCTTCGCCCTGATCCTTTCCTGCTGGAGCAATCCTTTCGAGATGCAGTCGCCCGTGCCGCCGGACGGCAACGGCCTCAATCCCCTGCTGCAGAACCCCGGCATGATCTTCCATCCGCCGCTGCTCTTCCTGGGCTACGGCGGCTTCACCGTGCCCGCCTGTCTGGCCCTGGCCCAGAGCCTTTCCGGCGGTGAGGGCGAGGACGGCTGGCACCGCGTGACCCGTCCCGTGACCCTGCTGGCCTGGGCCTTTCTGACCGCGGGCATCATCCTGGGCATGTGGTGGGCCTACATGGAACTGGGCTGGGGCGGCTACTGGGCCTGGGACCCGGTGGAGAACGCCTCCCTCATCCCCTGGCTCATCAGCACGGCGGCCCTGCACACCCTCATCGTGCAGGAGCGCCGCAACAAGCTGCACCGCGTGAACGTGGCCCTGATGTGCCTGACCACCATCTCCGCCTTTTTCGCCACCTATCTGGTGCGCAGCGGCGTGGTGCAGTCCGTGCATGCCTTCGGCGACGGCAGCGTGGGCACGCCCCTGACGGTCTTCGTGCTGGGGGGCCTGCTGATCTCCTTCTGGGCGGCCTTTGCCGTGCCCGCGCGCGGGCGCGAGCTGGCGGGCATCGTCAGCCGCGAAGGTTTTTTGGTGATGGTCTGCTGGCTGCTGCTGGCCCTTTCGGTCATCATCCTCGTGGGCACCATGTGGCCGGTCATCAGCCTGCTCTGGACGCCGGAGCCCCACGGCCTGGACGCCAATTTCTACAACCGTGTCTGCGTGCCCCTGGGCATGCTGGTCATGCTGCTGCTCATGGTCTGCCCCTGGCTGCGCTGGGACGGCGGCCTGCGTGACGCGCCGCGCTTCTGGCTGGCTCTGGGGGCCTTCGTGGCCTCGGGCGCGGCCTTCTTCTTCCTGGGTTACCGCCAGCCCGTGGCCCTGCTGGCCGCGGCGGGCTCCGTGGCCTGTCTGGCCTGTCTGGCCGGGCTGCTGGCCAGCCTGCCCTCCCTGCCGGGCAAGGGCGGCTGGCGCGCCGTGGGCGCCGTAGGCCTGCATGCGGGCCTGGCGGTGCTGGTGCTGGGCATGGCCTTTTCCGGCCCCTACAAACAGGAATACGATCTGCTCTTCCAGAACGGCAAGGGCGTGCAGCAGGCCGGCGCCTACCGCGTGGAGCTGCTGGAGGCCCGGCAGGGCCGCGCCGTGGACCATGACTATCTGGAAGCGCGTCTCAAGATCTATGAAGGCGACACGCTGCTGGGCGAGCTCACGCCGCAGCGCCGCATGTACGACAAGTTCGGCACCATGCAGTTCTCCGAAGTGGACGTGGTCCCCGGCCTGGGCAACGAGCTGTACGCCTCCTTCCTGGGCCTGGACGAGAACGCCTCGGTGCTGATCCGCTTCAGCGTGGAGCCCCTGGTCAACTGGATGTGGATAGGCGGCACGCTCATGTGCCTGTTCCCCCTCCTCATGCTGGCCCGCGGCCGCAAAAAGCAGACGCCCGCAGCGGGGGGCGGCGCGCCCGCCGACGACGGGCCGCAGGCCTGA
- a CDS encoding ATP-binding cassette domain-containing protein, translating to MSLLYEASGLVRRYGRVTALDLPALGVDELRIHSGRVLTLVGYNGSGKSTLLRLLAFLEEPDEGRIIYHGGEDPRREVSLLLQEPYLLKTTVFENVVLGLKLRGRRDGLEEAYQAAMRQVGFDDPDAMRRRGPNALSGGERQRVALASRLVLRPRALLLDEPTSNVDVRSARAIAAAVARCRAEGAAIICSTHDPALMRALGGEQLKLGQGWSLEG from the coding sequence ATGAGCCTGTTGTACGAAGCCAGCGGGCTGGTGCGCCGTTACGGCCGCGTGACAGCGCTGGACCTGCCCGCCCTGGGCGTGGACGAGCTGCGCATCCACAGCGGCCGGGTGCTGACCCTGGTGGGCTACAACGGCAGCGGCAAGTCCACCCTGCTGCGCCTGCTGGCCTTTCTGGAAGAGCCCGACGAGGGCCGCATCATCTACCACGGCGGCGAGGACCCGCGCCGCGAGGTGAGCCTGCTGCTCCAGGAGCCCTATCTGCTCAAGACCACCGTGTTCGAGAACGTGGTGCTGGGCCTGAAGCTGCGCGGCCGCCGGGACGGTCTGGAGGAAGCCTATCAGGCCGCCATGCGGCAGGTGGGCTTTGATGATCCCGATGCCATGCGCCGCCGCGGGCCCAATGCCCTTTCCGGCGGGGAGCGCCAGCGCGTGGCCCTGGCCTCGCGCCTGGTGCTGCGTCCGCGCGCCCTGCTGCTGGACGAGCCCACCTCCAACGTGGACGTGCGCAGCGCCCGCGCCATCGCCGCCGCCGTGGCCCGGTGCCGGGCCGAAGGCGCGGCCATCATCTGCTCCACCCACGACCCCGCGCTCATGCGGGCCCTGGGCGGGGAGCAGCTCAAACTGGGCCAGGGCTGGAGCCTGGAAGGATAG
- the ccsA gene encoding cytochrome c biogenesis protein CcsA — MMQRAFSVWPLLLVLLGGAALAVCQWLIYFYAPVEAQLGLMQKVFYTHLPLAWWALISFLVVFVASIVYLLRRSPAADRVCAAAAEVGVLLAGLALVTGMIWARRSWGVWWTWDPRLTTTLVMWFIYAGYLVLRGLDLPPQRKRMICAVVGVVAFLDVPLVFLSARLWRSIHPAVFASKGGGLEPEMKLTAIACVAGMGLFWAGLVWLRTRQLGLRDRLDSLRLRAED, encoded by the coding sequence ATGATGCAACGCGCCTTTTCCGTGTGGCCCCTGCTGCTGGTGCTGCTGGGCGGTGCGGCCCTGGCCGTGTGCCAGTGGCTGATCTATTTCTATGCCCCTGTGGAAGCCCAGCTGGGCCTGATGCAGAAGGTCTTCTATACCCATCTGCCGCTGGCCTGGTGGGCGCTCATCAGCTTTCTGGTGGTCTTCGTGGCTTCCATCGTCTACCTGCTCCGGCGTTCCCCGGCCGCTGACCGCGTCTGCGCGGCCGCTGCCGAAGTGGGCGTGCTGCTGGCCGGTCTGGCCCTGGTCACGGGCATGATCTGGGCCCGCCGTTCCTGGGGCGTCTGGTGGACGTGGGATCCCCGCCTGACCACCACGCTGGTCATGTGGTTCATCTATGCGGGCTATCTGGTGCTGCGCGGCCTGGACCTGCCGCCCCAGCGCAAGCGCATGATCTGCGCCGTGGTGGGCGTGGTGGCCTTTCTGGACGTGCCGCTGGTCTTTCTTTCGGCCCGGCTGTGGCGTTCCATCCATCCGGCGGTGTTCGCCTCCAAGGGGGGCGGGCTGGAGCCGGAGATGAAGCTGACCGCCATCGCCTGCGTGGCGGGCATGGGCCTGTTCTGGGCGGGCCTGGTGTGGCTGCGCACCCGCCAGCTGGGCCTGCGCGACCGTCTGGACAGCCTGCGCCTGCGGGCGGAGGACTGA
- a CDS encoding substrate-binding domain-containing protein, whose amino-acid sequence MKNLKKLFLPVLAAAFLAAPAQAADTLMMATTTSTQDTGLLEFLAPTFQKETGIELKWVAVGTGKALEIAKNCDADVLLVHAPAAEKEFVKAGHGIDRRQVMYNDFVVVGPKADPAGVKGKDTAAALKTIADKKASFVSRGDQSGTHKAEQKLWKQSGLNPDKEAFYISAGQGMMATLNMAAEKGAYTLTDRGTWIKFNAQQGAKNPLAIVVEGDKALFNQYSVITVNPKQCPKTKADLGKKFEDWWVAPSTQKRIAEFKLEGKQLFFPNAGK is encoded by the coding sequence ATGAAAAACCTGAAGAAACTGTTCCTGCCCGTGCTGGCCGCCGCCTTCCTGGCCGCTCCGGCCCAGGCTGCCGACACGCTGATGATGGCCACCACCACCAGCACCCAGGATACCGGCCTGCTGGAATTCCTGGCCCCCACCTTCCAGAAAGAGACCGGCATCGAGCTGAAATGGGTGGCCGTGGGTACCGGCAAGGCCCTGGAGATCGCCAAGAACTGTGACGCCGACGTGCTGCTGGTGCACGCCCCCGCCGCTGAAAAGGAATTCGTCAAGGCCGGTCACGGCATCGACCGCCGCCAGGTGATGTACAACGACTTCGTGGTGGTGGGCCCCAAGGCCGACCCCGCGGGCGTCAAGGGCAAGGACACCGCCGCCGCCCTCAAGACCATCGCCGACAAGAAGGCCTCTTTCGTGAGCCGCGGCGACCAGTCCGGCACCCACAAGGCCGAGCAGAAGCTGTGGAAGCAGTCCGGCCTCAACCCCGACAAGGAAGCCTTCTACATCTCCGCCGGCCAGGGCATGATGGCCACCCTGAACATGGCCGCCGAAAAGGGCGCCTACACCCTGACCGACCGCGGAACCTGGATCAAGTTCAACGCCCAGCAGGGCGCCAAGAACCCCCTGGCCATCGTGGTGGAAGGTGACAAGGCCCTGTTCAACCAGTACAGCGTCATCACCGTGAACCCCAAGCAGTGCCCCAAGACCAAGGCCGACCTGGGCAAGAAGTTTGAAGACTGGTGGGTGGCCCCCTCCACCCAGAAGCGCATCGCCGAGTTCAAGCTGGAAGGCAAGCAGCTCTTCTTCCCCAACGCCGGCAAGTAG
- a CDS encoding heme exporter protein CcmB, which produces MISFALTVARKDLLLTFTRGSGLVQGLLLGLLLLFVFSLSQGVGERMSPQGAGAVFWLGSAFCQVLIFNTLYALEEANGARLGLLLAPAPVQAVWLGKALAGLLLLLVAQMFFLPAAVVFLSQEIGALWPVGLGTLLLVDVGMCALGSLLGALSQGGAARESLLSIVLFPLLVPLLLAGIGVAAQVFGAPAPDGPASWIGLAAAFDGVFLAAGLLLFGFMYSGDE; this is translated from the coding sequence ATGATCTCCTTTGCCTTGACCGTGGCCCGCAAGGACCTGCTGCTGACCTTCACCCGCGGCAGCGGGCTGGTGCAGGGCCTGCTGCTGGGCCTGCTGCTGCTGTTCGTGTTCAGCCTGTCGCAGGGCGTGGGCGAACGCATGAGCCCGCAGGGCGCGGGCGCCGTGTTCTGGCTGGGCTCGGCCTTCTGTCAGGTGCTCATCTTCAATACGCTCTATGCGCTGGAAGAGGCCAACGGCGCGCGTCTGGGCCTGTTGCTGGCCCCGGCCCCCGTACAGGCCGTGTGGCTGGGCAAGGCCCTGGCCGGGCTGCTGCTGTTGCTGGTGGCCCAGATGTTCTTCCTGCCCGCCGCGGTGGTCTTCCTGTCGCAGGAGATCGGCGCGCTCTGGCCCGTGGGCCTCGGCACGCTGCTGCTGGTGGACGTGGGCATGTGCGCCCTGGGGTCGCTGCTGGGCGCGCTCTCGCAGGGCGGCGCGGCGCGCGAGTCCCTGCTGAGCATCGTGCTCTTCCCCCTGCTGGTGCCCCTGCTGCTGGCGGGGATCGGCGTGGCGGCCCAGGTCTTCGGCGCGCCCGCGCCTGATGGCCCGGCCTCGTGGATAGGGCTGGCCGCCGCCTTCGACGGTGTCTTTCTGGCTGCCGGACTGTTGCTGTTCGGCTTCATGTATTCGGGAGACGAATGA
- a CDS encoding tetratricopeptide repeat protein: protein MTDSRLSFTARAIILLLGLSLLVMLGVTVKERISNPHLVTERPAAPQGMGQEQSLLASLMQKVAAEPTNKDALMHLAEHLMATQEWDAAATFAQRAVALDVNDPQPLYMLGVILHNQGKPQEAATTLEKVVVLRDDATVRYSLGVLYSYFLQQKDKGRAHWEAGLKDPKISPEMRQAIEEELKK, encoded by the coding sequence ATGACTGATAGCCGTCTTTCCTTCACCGCCCGCGCCATCATCCTGCTGCTGGGCCTGAGCCTGCTGGTCATGCTGGGCGTCACCGTCAAGGAACGCATCAGCAATCCGCATCTGGTGACCGAACGTCCCGCGGCCCCGCAGGGCATGGGACAGGAACAGAGCCTGCTGGCCAGCCTGATGCAGAAGGTGGCCGCCGAGCCCACCAACAAGGATGCCCTGATGCATCTGGCCGAACATCTCATGGCCACCCAGGAATGGGACGCCGCGGCCACCTTTGCCCAGCGTGCCGTGGCTCTGGACGTCAACGATCCCCAGCCCCTCTACATGCTGGGCGTCATCCTGCACAACCAGGGCAAGCCGCAGGAAGCGGCCACGACCCTGGAAAAGGTGGTGGTCCTGCGGGACGACGCCACGGTGCGTTACAGCCTGGGGGTGCTCTACAGCTACTTCCTGCAGCAGAAGGACAAGGGACGCGCCCACTGGGAGGCCGGCCTCAAGGATCCGAAGATCTCGCCCGAGATGCGGCAGGCCATCGAAGAAGAACTGAAAAAATAA
- a CDS encoding CcmD family protein, which produces MDSNFLWLVAAGAAVWLGLAAYLVFMGCAQRRLDARLRQMEILHD; this is translated from the coding sequence ATGGACAGCAATTTCCTGTGGCTGGTGGCGGCCGGTGCCGCCGTCTGGCTGGGTCTGGCCGCGTACCTGGTCTTCATGGGCTGTGCCCAGCGGCGTCTGGATGCCCGTCTGCGCCAGATGGAGATCCTGCATGACTGA
- a CDS encoding ABC transporter permease has translation MDYLVNGFWAAFALLANMDDATFSAITATLVSTSYAMAASLLMGLPAGFALGYCDFPGKKVLRLISDTLLAFPTVLIGLLVYAFITYRGPLGEWGLLFTLPGMAIGQTLLALPIVVSWVAQAVEGLDPRCRQTLLTLGARPLQLAWLSLCEVRFAIAMVCLTAFGRVITEVGIAMMLGGNVRYHTRTMTTAIALETSKGEFAQGIALGLVLLFMAFAINVLMTFIKHRGRI, from the coding sequence ATGGACTATCTGGTCAACGGCTTCTGGGCGGCCTTCGCCCTGCTGGCCAACATGGACGACGCCACCTTCTCGGCCATCACGGCCACGCTGGTGTCCACGTCCTACGCCATGGCGGCCTCGCTGCTCATGGGCCTGCCCGCGGGCTTTGCCCTGGGCTATTGTGATTTTCCCGGCAAAAAGGTTTTGCGCCTCATCTCCGACACCCTGCTGGCCTTCCCCACCGTGCTCATCGGCCTGCTGGTCTACGCCTTCATCACCTATCGCGGCCCGCTGGGCGAATGGGGCCTGCTCTTCACCCTGCCGGGCATGGCCATCGGCCAGACCCTGCTGGCCCTGCCCATCGTGGTCTCGTGGGTGGCCCAGGCCGTGGAGGGCCTCGACCCCCGCTGCCGCCAGACCCTGCTGACCCTGGGCGCCCGGCCCCTGCAACTGGCCTGGCTGAGCCTGTGCGAGGTGCGTTTCGCCATCGCCATGGTCTGCCTGACCGCCTTCGGCCGCGTCATCACCGAGGTGGGCATCGCCATGATGCTGGGCGGCAACGTGCGCTACCACACCCGCACCATGACCACGGCCATCGCCCTGGAGACCAGCAAGGGCGAGTTCGCCCAGGGCATCGCGCTGGGCCTGGTGCTGCTGTTCATGGCCTTTGCCATCAACGTGCTCATGACCTTCATCAAGCACCGGGGGCGCATATGA
- the ccmA gene encoding heme ABC exporter ATP-binding protein CcmA translates to MLRLENLAKLYGLKVVFKGVSCRFTAGSITLLAGGNGAGKSTLLRIVAGLSRPSAGEVVFDGTGAGGIAREDGPRLAYLGHATFVYPGLSALENLQFWARAHGLRPSRAELLALLEHVGLAAHAEERAGVFSRGMAQRLNLARVLLLDADLVLLDEPGTGLDVTSMALVRREMLAARERGACVIVVSHDLAGDSPLADRLLLLEDRRLAYDGPPQGLAAVDSVLNAATGSVKASDAGEVPA, encoded by the coding sequence ATGCTGCGTCTTGAGAACCTGGCCAAGCTCTACGGCCTCAAGGTGGTCTTCAAGGGGGTGAGCTGCCGCTTCACGGCGGGCAGCATCACCCTGCTGGCCGGAGGTAACGGCGCGGGCAAGAGCACGCTGCTGCGCATCGTCGCCGGTCTGTCCCGGCCCTCGGCGGGCGAGGTCGTCTTTGACGGTACGGGGGCGGGCGGCATCGCCCGGGAGGACGGGCCGCGCCTGGCCTATCTGGGGCACGCCACCTTCGTCTATCCGGGCCTGAGCGCGCTGGAGAACCTGCAGTTCTGGGCCCGGGCCCACGGCCTGCGCCCCTCGCGGGCGGAGCTCCTGGCCCTGCTGGAGCATGTGGGGCTGGCCGCCCATGCCGAAGAGCGGGCCGGGGTGTTCTCGCGCGGCATGGCCCAGCGCCTGAACCTGGCGCGGGTGCTGCTGCTGGACGCGGACCTTGTGCTGCTGGACGAGCCCGGCACCGGGCTGGACGTCACTTCCATGGCCCTGGTGCGGCGCGAGATGCTGGCCGCCCGGGAGCGCGGGGCCTGCGTCATCGTGGTCAGCCACGATCTGGCGGGCGACAGCCCCCTGGCCGACCGCCTGCTGCTGCTGGAGGACCGCCGCCTGGCCTATGACGGGCCGCCGCAGGGCCTTGCCGCCGTGGATTCCGTGCTCAACGCGGCCACGGGGAGCGTGAAGGCTTCCGACGCCGGGGAGGTGCCCGCATGA
- a CDS encoding DsbA family protein has product MNFLYLTDVFCPWCYGFAPVMRRLAAEHPELPVRVLGGNLMAEPQTLTGMLEEYPTIREFFVRLQETTGQTTEQFRLALEQAAAGTGPDLLMHSPAMNLPLAALRQLSPGHQLEQMEAFQMAFYAQGRDVMAAGEQEAIAAAWLPAGAAPGALAAVMADPAVREAARHDAAEAEEIMGEFLLYPTLYLEHDGRRTLLARGYSDYDSVRAKLDDALRGIRESPVVQGAACGLDSKCCF; this is encoded by the coding sequence ATGAACTTCCTCTATCTCACCGATGTCTTTTGTCCCTGGTGCTACGGCTTCGCGCCGGTCATGCGCCGCCTGGCCGCGGAACATCCCGAACTGCCCGTGCGCGTGCTGGGCGGCAACCTCATGGCCGAGCCCCAGACCCTCACCGGCATGCTGGAAGAATACCCCACCATCCGGGAGTTCTTCGTCCGTCTGCAGGAGACCACCGGCCAGACCACGGAACAGTTCCGCCTGGCCCTGGAACAGGCCGCGGCCGGGACGGGCCCGGACCTGCTCATGCATTCCCCGGCCATGAACCTGCCCCTGGCCGCCCTGCGCCAGCTGTCCCCCGGGCACCAGCTGGAACAGATGGAGGCCTTCCAGATGGCCTTCTACGCCCAGGGCCGTGATGTCATGGCTGCCGGTGAACAGGAGGCCATCGCCGCCGCCTGGCTGCCTGCCGGCGCTGCCCCCGGCGCCCTGGCCGCCGTCATGGCGGATCCCGCCGTCCGGGAGGCCGCACGGCATGACGCCGCCGAAGCCGAGGAGATCATGGGCGAATTCCTCCTTTATCCGACCCTGTATCTGGAGCACGACGGCCGGCGCACCCTGCTGGCCCGCGGCTACAGTGACTACGACAGCGTCCGGGCCAAACTGGACGATGCCCTGCGCGGTATCCGGGAAAGCCCCGTCGTTCAGGGCGCGGCCTGCGGCCTGGACAGCAAGTGCTGCTTTTAG